One Novipirellula caenicola genomic window carries:
- a CDS encoding CheR family methyltransferase, with protein MNDSELSNVLAVIQQRTGLSFRSDQRPSIQRTLSLLMQRLGISDSAELIGLIQSSAEIYDELVDEITVGETYFFREPKQFDFIRHQIIPELRSRRGDSTILRAWSAACASGEEAYSLAILCEQERQHLDVLGTDLSVESIAKARRASYREWSFRGGAMPQVANYLVQTHASQPGERYELSKQVRRHVRFQILNLACDNYPNPSAGIGNFDLILCRNVLIYFERETIDAIANRLYECLVPGGWLITASGDPSLIHASNFAAITTPYGTFYQRPSVRKAGTRDVTADPHSATQTKRNPETTPSNVPPRIPTDHRSAANAEPAKSPSSLRAPLPSTSPPTLPSNPKVPAPIRVMAEARQSLAAGDYTTAFRLTKDHLHHPDACVIHVRSQANLDATAALETCSEAVARHPLATELHYLRARLLMDANEIGEAARAIGRALFLERSNVMCQFLAGSIQFRRGQWKVAYRHFETALKLCNQQDPQSLIPFSKQDTAAVTAAAAESQMTKIRDLLAKTP; from the coding sequence GTGAACGACAGCGAACTGAGTAACGTCCTTGCCGTCATCCAACAACGCACCGGACTTTCGTTTCGCAGCGACCAACGACCCTCGATCCAACGCACTCTCTCGCTGCTGATGCAACGCCTTGGAATCAGTGATTCCGCTGAGCTGATTGGCTTGATTCAAAGCAGCGCCGAGATCTATGACGAATTGGTCGATGAGATCACGGTGGGCGAGACCTACTTTTTCCGTGAACCCAAACAATTCGATTTCATCCGCCATCAAATCATTCCTGAACTGCGTTCACGCCGTGGTGATTCAACCATCTTACGAGCGTGGTCTGCGGCGTGTGCCTCGGGCGAAGAAGCTTATTCGCTTGCAATTTTGTGTGAACAAGAGAGGCAGCATTTGGACGTGTTGGGCACCGATCTGTCGGTCGAATCGATTGCCAAGGCGCGACGCGCAAGTTATCGCGAATGGTCCTTTCGCGGCGGTGCGATGCCTCAGGTCGCTAACTACTTGGTGCAAACGCATGCATCCCAACCGGGCGAACGCTATGAGTTAAGCAAGCAGGTTCGCAGGCACGTTCGATTCCAAATCCTGAACCTAGCCTGCGACAATTACCCCAATCCAAGTGCCGGGATTGGAAATTTTGATTTGATTTTGTGCCGCAATGTGTTGATCTATTTCGAACGCGAAACGATCGATGCAATCGCAAATCGGTTGTATGAGTGTTTGGTGCCCGGGGGTTGGTTGATCACGGCTTCGGGAGATCCATCACTAATTCACGCCAGCAACTTTGCCGCAATCACCACACCGTACGGCACGTTCTATCAGCGGCCTAGCGTTCGAAAAGCAGGGACGCGCGACGTGACGGCAGATCCCCACTCTGCAACCCAAACCAAGCGGAACCCAGAAACCACGCCGTCCAACGTTCCCCCTCGGATCCCCACGGATCACCGGTCCGCCGCGAATGCGGAACCGGCTAAATCTCCCAGCTCACTGCGGGCCCCACTGCCGTCAACGTCGCCGCCAACGTTGCCATCAAACCCCAAGGTCCCCGCCCCGATTCGTGTCATGGCCGAGGCGAGGCAGTCGCTTGCCGCCGGCGACTACACTACGGCGTTTCGATTGACCAAGGATCATCTTCATCACCCCGACGCCTGTGTGATTCACGTGCGCAGCCAAGCGAACCTGGATGCCACCGCCGCACTTGAAACTTGTAGCGAAGCGGTAGCGAGGCATCCACTCGCGACGGAATTGCATTACTTGCGGGCTCGATTGCTGATGGACGCGAACGAGATTGGCGAAGCTGCACGGGCCATCGGACGGGCCTTGTTTTTGGAGCGAAGTAACGTGATGTGCCAATTTTTAGCTGGCTCGATCCAATTCAGGCGAGGACAATGGAAGGTTGCCTATCGTCATTTCGAGACCGCATTGAAATTGTGTAACCAGCAAGACCCTCAATCGTTAATCCCCTTTTCTAAACAGGACACAGCGGCGGTGACAGCGGCGGCAGCCGAATCACAAATGACCAAAATCCGAGATCTGCTTGCGAAAACACCATGA
- a CDS encoding chemotaxis protein CheW has translation MELEILVFQCEQRHFGVEAHYVREVLRAVSLTPVPKAPDAVMGLVNLRGHVIPVLDTKRLLGLGRSTIRTSDHLIVIKVADCEFAWHVDHAVDLLRIRPDDGEVTDGETVTDSDTVADNSAETDNGDDKDHTAIRATTAETTKASSSMIPPSRLLRTVAKTHLGVVQVIEPTTLYLDDAMRDVRELAASVVATEYTT, from the coding sequence ATGGAACTCGAAATCCTTGTCTTTCAATGTGAACAACGTCACTTTGGCGTCGAGGCTCACTATGTTCGGGAAGTGTTGCGAGCCGTGTCGCTGACCCCCGTTCCCAAAGCTCCGGATGCAGTAATGGGTTTGGTCAATCTTCGCGGCCATGTGATACCGGTGCTGGATACCAAACGGCTGCTGGGGCTAGGCCGATCGACGATTCGCACGAGCGATCATTTGATTGTGATCAAGGTCGCGGATTGCGAGTTCGCCTGGCACGTCGACCACGCCGTGGACCTGCTGCGGATCCGCCCCGATGACGGTGAGGTGACTGACGGTGAAACGGTGACCGACAGCGACACAGTAGCTGACAACAGTGCAGAGACCGACAACGGAGACGACAAAGACCACACGGCAATCCGCGCGACCACTGCGGAAACCACCAAGGCATCCTCGTCGATGATTCCACCCTCACGCTTGCTTCGCACGGTTGCCAAGACGCACTTGGGAGTCGTCCAAGTGATCGAACCGACGACGTTGTATTTGGATGACGCAATGAGAGACGTGCGAGAACTTGCCGCGTCGGTCGTTGCCACCGAATACACGACGTGA